The Streptomyces hundungensis genome contains the following window.
AGTCCTGCGGCACCGCACAGCACCAGGAGAGACACCATGGCACAGCCGAGTCCCGCCGCCGCCTTCCGCGCCCTGCACCAGGGGCGCGCATCGGGCGACCCGCTGGTCCTGCCGGGACCCTGGGACGCGGCCAGCGCCCGGGTCTTCGAGGATGCGGGGTTCCCCGCCCTGGCGACGCCGAGCGCGGGGGTCTCGGCGTCGTTGGGGTACGAGGACGGCTCGACCCCGGCGGAGGAGATGTTCGCCGCCGTCGCCCGGATCGTACGGTCCGTCTCGATCCCGGTCTCCGCGGACGTCGAGGGCGGCTACGGCCTCGCTCCCAAGGAGTTGGTGGCCCGCCTCCTGGAGACGGGCGCGGTCGGCTGCAACCTGGAGGACTCCGCCGAGGGCGTCCTCAAGGACCCGGCCCGGCACGCCGACTGGCTGGCCGAGGTGCGGGCGGAGGCGGGCGACGCGCTGTTCATCAACGCCCGGGTCGACACCTATCTGCGCGGCGTGCCCGAGCTCGACGCGGCGATCGCGCGGGCCCGGGCCTATGTGGCGGCGGGCGCGGACGGCGTGTACCCGTTCGGCGCGCCCCCGGAGCACCTGCCGAAGATCGCGGCGGCCGTCCCGGTGCCGGTCAACATGGCGGTCCTGCCGGACGCCCCCGGGCCGCGCCGGCTTGGCGAGTTGGGCGCGGGCCGCATCACCTTCGGGCCCGGCCTCCAGATCCGCGCGACGCAGGCGGTGCGGGACATCGCCCGCCAGGTGCGCGAGCTGTAGCGATGCATACGTGAACGAGGGTGCCCCGGCCGAAGCGGCCGGGGCACGCGCGCGTTCGCGTATCCGCTACTCGTCGTCCGGCTCGTCCTGGGCGCGCAGGCCCGCCACCCACATCGGCATCAGCCAGTGCGCGACCAGGGCGCCGAGCAGCACCGGAAGGACCACGCCCGTCAGGTCCCCGCCCGCCATCGCGTATCCCCCGACACCGAGCACGGTGACGAGCAGCAGCCCCGTGGTGAGGCGGTGGGCGCGGGCCAGCACCTCGCTGCGCTCGGCGCGCTGACGCTCGTCCAGGGCCCGGCGGCGCAGTTCGAGCAGGCCCCGGGTGGCGGCGTTGATGGCGCCGGTGGCCACGCACCACGGCAGCAGCAGGGCGAGCAGAACGAACGGGTGGCGCCCCCAGCTCGCCACGGACGCGGCGGTCAGCAGGACGTGGACCGCGACCACGGTCCGGCGCCGCGCCGCGGTCGCGTACAGCGGCGCCGCCTCCCGCCGGTTCATGATCGCCTGCATCCGGCGGTCGTAGCGCGTCAGTTGGGCGTTGCTCACTGGTTCCTCCCGTAGGCCTCGTCGGTGAGCGGGCGGAACGGTTCGAGGGAGAACAGCGCCTCGACCGGCAGGCCGAAGTACCGCGCGATCTTCAACGCCAGGTCGAGGCTCGGGTTGTACTGCCCGCGCTCGATGTAGCCGATGGTCTGGTAGTGGGCACCCACCGCCTCGGCCAGGCTCTGGCGCGACACCTTCCGTTCGGCACGCACCATCGCCAACCTGTTGTGCACCTGCTCGCTCATGTATAAGAAGTACTACATCGAGGAGCAGGAACACAACGAACGGGGAGTCCCATGTGGGGTCGCAAGGAGATGTCGGTCCTGGTGCTGCGGGACGCGGACGAGATCGCGGGGGCGCTGCGCGAGGCGCTGACGGACGCGGGTGAGGCCGAGCGGCCCGGCTTGGAGGCGGCCCTGGCCATCGTCGAGCGGGCGGCCGAGCGGCCGGAGCGCGAGCTGCGCGGGCGCTGGGTGCGCGAGCAGCGGGCCTCGGTCGGCTACGCGGGCCCCGACGACGAGTCGGTACGGGCCGTCAAGGCGCTGCGCCAGGCGCGGCCGGAGCTCAGCCTGCTCGCCGCCGTCCAGCTGACCCGGGACGCGGCGCGGGAGTAGGCGGGAACGGGCGAAGCCCCGGCAGTGGCTGCCGGGGCTTCGTCACGGGTGCTTCAACGGGCGTACCGCCGGGCCCGGTTGGGGCTGGGCGCCGGGCCCGGTTGCGGCCGGGCGCCGGGCCCGGTTGCGGCCGGGCGCCGGGCCCGGTTGCGGCCGGGCTCAGATGAGGCCGAGCTCGCGGACCGCGTCGCGCTCCTCGGCGAGCTCCTTGACGGAGGCGTCGATGCGCGCGCGGGAGAACTCGTTGATGTCCAGGCCCTGGACGATCGAGTACTGGCCGTCCTTGACGGTGACCGGGAAGGACGAGATGAGGCCCTCGGGGACGCCGTAGGAGCCGTCCGAGGGGATGCCCATCGAGGTCCAGTCGCCCTCGGCGGTGCCGTTGACCCAGGTGTGCACGTGGTCGATGGCGGCGTTGGCGGCCGAGGCGGCCGAGGACGCGCCACGGGCCTCGATGATCGCGGCGCCGCGCTTGGCGACGGTCGGGATGAACTCGTCGGCCAGCCACTGCTGGTCGTTCACGACCTCGGCGGCGTTCTTGCCGGCGATCTCCGCGTGGAAGATGTCGGGGTACTGGGTGGCCGAGTGGTTGCCCCAGATGGTCAGGCGCTTGATGTCGGAGACGGTGGTGCCGGTCTTCTTCGCCAGCTGCGTGAGCGCCCGGTTGTGGTCGAGACGGGTCATCGCGGTGAAGCGCTCGGCCGGTACGTCCGGGGCGGAGGCCTGCGCGATGAGCGCGTTGGTGTTGGCCGGGTTGCCGACGACGAGGACCTTGATGTCGTCCGCGGCGTTGTCGTTGATCGCCTTGCCCTGCGGCTTGAAGATGCCGCCGTTGGCGGCGAGCAGGTCGCCGCGCTCCATGCCCTTGGTGCGCGGGCGGGCGCCGACGAGCAGGGCCACGTTGGCGCCGTCGAAGGCGACGTTGGCGTCGTCGGTGATCTCGATGGAGCGCAGCAGCGGGAACGCGCAGTCGTCGAGCTCCATGGCGGTGCCCTCGGCGGCCTTCAGGGCCGGGGTGATCTCCAGGAGGCGCAGGTTGACCGGCACGTCCGGGCCGAGCAGGTGACCGGAGGCGATGCGGAAGAGCAGCGCGTAGCCGATCTGGCCGGCCGCGCCGGTGACGGTGACATTCACGGGAGTGCGGGTCATGGCGATCTCCGTAAGAAACAGCAGGTGGTGGGGGGTTGCCCCTGGCTTCCGGGCACCCCGTAAACGCCGGCAACCTGACGTGCGACCGTCTGAATCTTGACGTGAAGAGATGTCCAGCGGTCAGGCTATCCGACCCGGGGCGTCCCACACCCCCCAAGCCCTGTGGGACGTCTCACGCTGATCGATCATTGACCGGTAGTGGCGGCTCCCGGTTCACCTCAATGGCCCCTGGGCGGCCGCCGAGGGGGGCGGTTCGGCGGCCCCCTCCCACCTGGTGGGCTGGTCGCGCAGTTCCCCGCGCCCCTAGCGGGATCGGTGCCGGCCCGCATCGGCCACCTCAGCCCGTCCGGCGATTGAGGACGAGCGCCCTTAAGGCGCGAACGGGGTCTGGGGTGGAGCCCCAGGAAACCCCGGTTTCGGCTGCGGACCGTGCGTGGCTGGGCGCGCAGTTCCCCGCGCCCCCAGCGGGGTCGGTGCTGGCCAGCACAGGCATACCCAGCCTGTCCGGCGATTGAGGACGAGCGCCGTTCAGGCGCGAACGGGGTCTGGGGCGAAGCCCCAGGGGGGCGGCTGGGGGTCGTCAGCGGACCGTGAAGTGGACCGCGTCCTCCAGGAACGGGATGTTCAGCCAGGGCCGGGGCTGAGCCATGAGGGCGAGCAGCACGATGACCACGCCGAGCACCCCGTACGTGGTGATGTCGGTGAAGCGGGACCTGACGGCGAGCATGCCGACCGACGGCAGGGTCCAGCGCAGGGCCGCGCCCGCCATCAGGGCGGCGCCGATGATGACGAGCCCGACCCGGAAGGCCTGCCCGAACGGCTCGGTCGCCACCGTCAACAGGCCGAAGCCCACCGCGATCAGCACGGTGAGCAGCGGCCACTGACGGGCGGGTGCGGGCGCGTCACCGGGCGCGGCACGACCGCCGCCCTCGGGGCGCGCGGTGTCCCGTGTGACGGAGGGGAACCGGCGTGAGCCGCCCGCGCGGGCCCGCGCCGACGACGCGTCACCGGCGGGCTCGCCCCCGGCGGCCGACGGCTCCGCCTCCGTGGCCGGCTCATGACTCCTACCAGCACCCATGGCGTCAGGCCTTTCCGGTCAGCCCGCTTGGGCGGCGAGCTCGGCCGCCTCGACGACGTTGACGAGCAACTGGGCGCGGGTCATCGGGCCCACCCCGCCGGGGTTGGGCGACAGCCAGCCGGCCACCTCGGCGACACCGGGGTGCACATCGCCGAGGATCTTGCCGCTCTCGTCGCGGCTGACGCCGACGTCGAGGACGGCCGCTCCCGGCTTCACGTCCTCCGGCTTGATCAGGTGCGGGACACCGGCCGCGGCGATGATGATGTCCGCCTGCCGCAGGTGCGCCGACAGATCACGCGTGCCGGTGTGGCACTGGGTGACCGTCGCGTTCTCGGAGCGCCGGGTGAGCAGCAGCGGCATGGAACGCCCGATGGTGACACCGCGTCCGACCACGACGACCTCGGCCCCGTTGATCTCCACGCCGTGCTTGCGGAGCAACTGGATGATGCCGTACGGGGTGCAGGGCAGCGGGCCGGGCTCGTTGAGGACGAGCCGGCCCAGGCTCATCGGGTGCAGCCCGTCGGCGTCCTTCGCCGGGTCCATCAGCTCCAGGACGCGGTTCTCGTCGATGCCCTTGGGCAGCGGCAGCTGGACGATGTAGCCGGTGCACTCGGGGTTGTCGTTCAACTCCCGCACCACCGCCTCGATCTCCTCCTGCGTGGCGGTGGCGGGCAGCTCGCGCTGGATGGAGGCGATGCCGACCTGGGCACAGTCGCGGTGCTTGCCCGCGACGTACTTCTGGCTGCCGGGGTCCTCCCCGACGAGGACGGTTCCCAGGCCGGGTGTGATGCCCCGTTCCTTCAGGGCCGCCACGCGGACGGCCAGTTCGGACTTGATCGCTGCGGCGGTGGCCTTGCCATCGAGAATCTGGGCGGTCATGTTTCCCATTCTTTCAGGGCGACGCATGATCGCCCAAGTTGCACTTGCACAACACATCCAGCAACCGGCTGGACAAACTTATGTCTCGTTTAGAACGATGATCCGCGCAGTGCCGCGGGCAGTGCCGGGGGGCGATCCGCTCATAACAGCTATTCCTCCGCTCGGGCCGCGTCGTCCCCGCAACACCAACGGAGGAACACCCGTCATGAGCTTCGGCGACCCGAACAACCCCTACGGGCAGCAGCCCCAACAGCCGCCGCAGGGTGGCCCCTACGGTCAGCAGCAGGGCCAGCCCGGTTACGGCTACCCGCAGGGCCAGCAGGCCCCCCAGGGCGTCCCCCCGCAGCAGGGCTACGGCTACCCGCAGCAGCCCGGCCAGGCCCCCGGCCAGCCGCAGTACGGCGCCTACCCGCAGGCTCCGGGCACCCTCCAGGCCAACAACGGCATGATCAACGTGCCGGTGCTCGGCACCGTCGAGGTCGCCTCGATGGGCCGCCGGCTCGGCGCCCGCCTGATCGACGGCGCCGCGATCGGCATCATCCTCGGCATCCTCATGGCGGTCGGCCTGGCCGGCGCCGTCGGCATCGCCAAGGACTGCGACCCCAACTCGGTCGACTACACGTCCTGCATGAACGACGCCAGCGCCGGCTTCATCTCCGTGATGTTCACCTGGATCGCCGTCATCGGCGCGTTCACGCTGCTCTACGAGTGGCTGATGGTCTCCCTCGTCGGCGCGACCCTGGGCAAGATGGCCCTCGGCCTGCGCGTGGTGAAGGAGAACACGGGCCAGAACCCGGGTCTGGGCGCGGGCTTCATCCGCTACATCATCCCGATCGTCGGCGCGTTCCTGTGCTACATCGGCGCCATCCTGGTCTACCTGTCGCCGTTCTTCGACAACTCCGGCAAGCTCCAGGGCTGGCACGACCGTGCCGCCGGCACGCTGGTGATCAAGAAGCCGTAACCGTCACCGTACGGTCGCCGGGCCGCGCTCCCCTGGGGGCGCGGCCCTTCGCGCGTCGGGGGTCAGTGGAAGAAGTGCCGGGTGCCGGTGAAGTACATCGTCACGCCCGCCTTCTTCGCGGCCTCAACCACCAGCTCGTCACGGACCGAACCGCCGGGCTGGACCACGGCCTTGACCCCGGCGTTCGCCAGGATTTCGAAGCCGTCGGGGAACGGGAAGAACGCGTCCGACGCGGCGTAGGAGCCACGCGCCCGGTCCTCGCCGGCCCGCTCCACCGCGAGCTTCGCGGAGTCGACCCGGTTGACCTGGCCCATGCCGACGCCGACCGAGGCGCCGTCCTTGGCGAGCAGGATCGCGTTGGACTTGACGGCGCGACAGGCGATCCAGGCGAAGGCGAGTTCCTTCAACTCGGCCTCGGACAGGGCCTCTCCGCTCGCCAGCGTCCAGTTGGCGGGGTCGTCGCCCTCGGCCTGGAAGACGTCGGTGTGCTGGAGCACGGCGCCGCCGGAGACGGGCTTGAGGTCGCCGGGCTGGTGCGGGGTGCCGTCGACCTTGAGCACCCGGATGTTCTTCTTGCGGGCCAGCACCTCGACCGCGCCGTCCTCGTAGTCCGGGGCGGCGATGACCTCGGTGAAGATCTCGGCGACCTGCTCGGCCATCGCCACCGTCACCGGCCGGTTGACGGCGATGACCCCGCCGAACGCGGAGAGCGGGTCGCACTCGTGCGCCTTGCGGTGCGCGGTGGCGAGGTCGTCGGCGATCGCGATGCCGCACGGGTTGGCGTGCTTGATGATCGCGACGCAGGGCTCGTCGTGGTCGTAGGCGGCGCGGCGCGCGGCCTCGGTGTCCACGTAGTTGTTGAAGGACATCTCCTTGCCGTGCAGTTGCTCGGCGTTGGCGATGCCGCCCGGCTGTCCGTCGGTGTAGAGGGCCGCGGCCTGGTGCGGGTTCTCGCCGTAGCGCAGCGTCGACTTGCGCTCCCAGGTGCCGCCGAGGAACTCGGGGAGCTGGGCGCCGCCCTCCTCGGGCGCGTACACATTGGTCATCCAGGACGCCACGGCCACGTCGTACGCGGCGGTGTGCTGGAACGCTTCTGCCGCCAGGCGCTTGCGGGCGGTCAGGTCGAAGCCGCCGTTCTTGACCGCGTCGAGCACGGCCGCGTACCGCTGCGGGCTGGTGACCACGGCGACCGACGGGTGGTTCTTGGCGGCGGCGCGGACCATCGAGGGGCCGCCGATGTCGATCTGCTCCACGCACTCGTCGGGGCTCGCGCCGGAGGCGACGGTCTCCTTGAACGGGTACAGGTTGACCACGACGAGCTCGAAGGGGCGTACGCCGAGCTCGTCGAGCTGCGCGCGGTGCGCGTCGAGGCGCAGGTCGGCGAGGATGCCCGCGTGCACCTTGGGGTGCAGCGTCTTGACCCGGCCGTCGAGACACTCGGGGAACCCGGTGAGCTCCTCGACCTTGGTCACCGGCACCCCGGCGGCGGCGATCTTCGCGGCGGTCGACCCGGTGGACACCAGCTCGACCCCGGCCGCGTGGAGCCCTTGCGCCAGCTCCTCAAGGCCCGTCTTGTCATAGACGCTGACCAGCGCCCGCCGGATGGGCTTGACGGTGTCCGTACTAACCGAGTTCACCGATCTGAACCTTTCGTCCCTCAATGCGGTAGCCGTTACGGGCCAGGCGCCCCACGACATCGACGAGCAGCGCTCGCTCGACTTCCTTGATCCGCTCATGGAGAGCGGCTTCATCGTCCTCGTCCCGGATCTCGACCACGCCCTGGGCGATGATCGGGCCGGTGTCGACGCCGTCGTCGACGAAGTGGACGGTGCACCCGGTGACCCGCGCGCCGTACGCGAGCGCGTCGCGTACGCCGTGGGCTCCGGGGAAACTGGGCAGCAGCGCGGGGTGGGTGTTGACCACCCGGCCGCCGAACCGGGCGAGGAACTCCTTGCCCACGATCTTCATGAACCCGGCGGAGACCACCAGGTCCGGCGCGTACGCCTCGGTGGCCGCGGCGAGCGCCGCGTCCCACTCCTCGCGCGAGCCGTGGTCCTTGACCCGGCAGACGAAGGTGGGGAGGCCGGCCCGCTCGGCGCGCTCCAGGCCCGCGATGGCGTCCCGGTCGGCGCCCACGGCCACGATCTCGGCGCCGTAACCGTCCGGATCGGCGGCGATGGCGTCGAGCAGGGCCTGAAGGTTCGTGCCGGACCCGGACACCAGCACCACGAGCCGGGCGGGCCGGGTCGTTCCGGGCGGGACGCGATCGGGGGAGGCGGACGCGGAGGTGGGCGGGGAGGCCACGGCGGGGCTCTTTCTCGCGGTCGTACGTCTTTGTGTGGTCGTACGAACGAATCGTGCCCCTCGATACGGGGAACTCTACGAAAGCGCCGACCGTCAGCAACGATACCGGCACACCGGACGGCCCCCACGGGACGGGGGCCGGACCGCCAGGTAGCGTCTGGGAGGACGCCACGAGACGAGACCTGTCTCACTTACTTGTTTGCGAGATGTGACCCCCTGGCCCGACCGGCCGGCGGGGGTTCCGAGGGGAAGACGTTCACCAGATGCAGGACCGACCCCACCAGCTGTTCGCAGCCCGCCAGTCCTCCACCCCTGGCTCCCCTCATTCGACGGACCCGGGGAACGCGGGGCCCGAGGGCACGGGAAGCGGCACCGGAGCGGGCTCCGCCGACGACAACCCCTTCGCCCCGCCGCCCGAGGGCCGCCCCGACCAGCCGTGGCAGCCGCGCCGTCCGGCGGCGGGCGAGGACGAGGGGCAGAGCGGCCAGGGCGGCCAGGGCGGCCCGAACCAGGGTTCACCCTGGGGCAGCCAGTGGAGCGACCGCCAGCCGGGCCGCGCCCCCGGCGTCTTCGGCCGACGCCCCGAGCGTCCCGAGGACCGCCCGGGCCAGAACCCGCCGCCGCCCGGCGGCGGTCTGCGCTGGGACCCCACCGACCCGGCCCAGCGCCGCGCCCGCTACGCCCTGCTCTCCGGCATGTGGGCCTTCTTCTTCGCCCTGTTCGACATGCCGGAGATCGCACTGCTCCTGGGTGCGCTCGGCCTGTACTGGGCGATCAGCTCGCTGCGCGCCAAGCCGAAGCCGCCCTCCGCGCCGTCCGCGACCTCCCCCGCGCCCGCGCCCGCGGCCCAGCAGGCGCCGCAGCCCTCGTCCGCGGGCAAGCCGCAGGTGACGGCGGCGGTGACCGGCCTGGTCACGGCGGTCCTCGCGCTCACGGTGGTGGCGTCGAGCTTCACGATGCAGCTCGTCTACCGCGACTACTACACCTGCGTGGACGACGCGCTCACCAAGACGGGCCAGCTGGCCTGCAACGACCTGATCCCGGAGAAGCTGGTCCCGCTGTTCGGCGTCAAGGAGTAGCCCGGGGCCGCGTGGGTGTCAGTCGGCGCCCGGCCGCGCCCCGGGGGCGGGGGCGTCCGGGCCAGGCCGCGCCGCGTGGGCATCCGGGCCAGGGCCGGTCCCGGGCTCGGTCGTCGGAGCCGCCGGGGGCTCTTCGTCAGGCTGGGCCGCCGGGTCGAAGGCGGGCTCATGGGTCGGCCTGGGCGGGGAGCCCTGCGGCTGACTCAGGTGGGCCTGAGGTCCTGGACCGGGTGCGACCTCCCACCCAGGGCCGGATGCGGCCTCCGGTGCGCCCGGGCCCGCCGGTGTTGCCGGGTCCGCCCGGACGGCCGGGTCCGCCGATTCGCCCGGGCCCGCCCCCGCCCCCGGCATCGACTCCGGCCGCCCCGGCACGGGCCCCGGCACCGGCGGTGCGAGTGGTGCGCTCCCGGTCGGGGGGATGTCCGCCATGAGCCCGCCCGAGGCCTCCTTGAGCGCCGCCCAGCGGGCCTCCCGCGCGCCTTCCTCGTGCCAGAGGCCGGTCTCGCCGAGCGGCAGGAAGTCGTACGCCCCGTCGTCGGCCGGACCTCGCTCGACCACCGGCGCCGCGACCCCGCGGTTCCGCCGTGCGGGCCGCCACGCCAACGCCGCCGCCAGCCGGGCCCGCACCGGGCGCCGGGGCGCCGCCCGCCGCATCCGCCAGGCCCGCAGGACCAGGGCCCCCGGCATCCCGACCGCCGCCGCCCACCCCAGCGCCGCGCCCCCCGTACGCCACCACACCGGGCCGAGCGCGGCGAGGCTCCCGGTGCCGAGCGGGCCGCCGGCGACCGCCGCGAGGACCGCGAGGGCGCAGCCGCACAGGGCCGCCCCGAGCAGCGCGGCCCGCGCCGTCGCGCGCCGCCCCCACCCTTCGCTCACGGCCGCCCGCGCGGTGAAGCGGGCCAGGACGAGGCCGGCCAGCAGGGGCACCCCGCCGGCCGCCCAGGTCCACCAGGATCCGTGGCCCGCGGGCGGCACCGCGGCGAGCAGCGGGAAGTGCGGCAGGGTGGCGGTGCCCGCCGCGCCGAGGGGGCCGGCCGTCGCCCCCGTACCGACGGCGAAGCCGGGGCCCAGGCCGTACGAGGCGCCCCACACGGCGGCGTTCGGCACCAGGGCGACGGCGAGCAGCAGCACCGCGAACCGTCCCGACCAGTCCTCCGCGAGCCGCAGGAAGGCGTCCTCTGCGACCCCGATGTGCCAGGCCAGCCCGGCCCCCGCGAGCAGCGCGCCGCCGCCGAGCAACACCGCGGTGGCGGCCCCCGCGGCCCGTACCGCCGCGTGTGCGGGAGCGCCCAGGAGGGCGGCCCGCACCCGGGCCGGGACCACGTCCGGCAGCGGTCCGACCGGGCGGCCGTGCGCGGTCCAGACCCCGGCGGCGGTCGCCAGGGCCACGGTGAGCGGCACGTGCAGCGCCGCGCCGAGCAGATCGGCGGGCAGCGGCCCGGCATCCGCGTACAGCACGACCGCCGCCGCCACCGCCAGGTATCCGCAGGTCACCGCCCCGAACACGGCCGGGCCCGAGGGGAGCGGCCCGGCGTCGACCTCGTCGTACGCCTCGTCGTCGGGCATCAGCGCGTCGCGGGCCGCGCGGTGGGCGAGCCAGGCGGGCAGCGCCACCAGCAGGAGCGGGACCAGTCCGACCGGGGCGGGTGCGCCGGTCAGCGTCTCCGGCCTGACCAGCGGGGTTCCATGGGCGAGCAGCCACAGGGAGGCGGCCGTGCGCAGGGCGCCGCCGGGCCCGCTGTCGGGGTACGGGGAGCTGATCCACAGCACGATCACCACCACGGCCAGGACGCCGAGCCCGAGCCCCGCCGCGATCGCGCCGCGCAGCAAACAGGTGGCGAGCACGGAGGAGCGCGCCCTGGCGGTCGGCAACAACAGGCTGCGCTCGGTCACTTGGGTCACCCGGCCATGCTGCCAACGACACGCGCTTTCTACCGGTAACACGTGAATGACCGAAGTGTCGCTCAATATACGGTTATGTACTTTTTACCCGAGGCGGCGTATTCCGCCGCGCCACCCCGGGTGCGCAGTGCAACAGCCGTTACGGCCTTCGCGGGGAGCCCTGGGAGCCCTTCATGACACAGAGCACGGCCGACACCAAGGCCACCGACGCCATGTCCCCCCTGCCCACTCCCAAGGAGCGGCGCCGGCTGCGGGAGGCGAAGGATCTGAGCGAGGCGCAGGTCGCGGCGACGGTCGGCGTCACCCGCGCGACCGTGCGCTCGTGGGAGACGGGCCGCACCACACCGCGCGGACGCAAGGGCCAGATCTACGCCCGCTTCCTCGCCTCCATCGCGTCGGAACTGGCCGCCGCCGCCAACCCGGACGGCACTGCGCCCCCGTCCTCCCGCCCCGCTGGAAGCACGGCGACACCTCCGGCCACCCCAGGCACCCCGACCACCCCGGCCACCCCCCGTGACCCGTCCACACCCGGCCCCTCCCCCACCCCGTCAACCGCCGACGGGACTGCCAAGGGCGACAGCGGGTCGGAGCACGTGGGGGCCGGCGCGGAGGCATCCTGCGCGGTAGCCGCGGACCCGGCGCCGGGCGGCGACGCCACGACCCCGCCCGACACCCCGCAGGGCGACGAGCTCGCACCCACCGAACCGCACGCCCCCCGGACCGACACCCCACGGGGCGACGAGGCCGCGGCCACCGAACCGCACGCGCCCCCGCCCCGCACCCCACGAGCCGGCGAAGCCGAGGACGCCGAACCGGACGCGCTCACCCCCGCCCAGGCCTTCGACGCGCTGTATCTGGCCGCCGCGCCCGCCCTCGCCCAGCAGACCTATCTGCTGACCGGGCGGACCCGGCTCGCGCGGGAGTCCGTGGAGCGCGCGTTCCACCTGGCCTGGGAGCACTGGCCGCAGGTCGCCACCGACCGGGATCCGGTGGGGTGGGTGCGGGCCGCGGCGCACGAGTACGCGCTCTCCCCCTGGCACCGCTTCCGGCGCACCCACAAGCACCCCGACCAGCCGCCCGTGGAGCCCGAACGCCGGGCGCTGCTGGACACATTGCTCGATCTGCCGCCCGCCTACCGGCGCACCGCGCTGCTCTACGACGGGCTCGGGCTCGACCTGCCGGACGCGGCCGCCGAGATGGAGGCCAGCACCCCGGCCGCCGCGAGCCGGGTGCTGAACGCGCGGGCCGCGCTGGTGGACCGGGTTCCCGCGGCGCGGCGCGCCAAGACCCCCGAGGCCCTCTCGTCGGTCCTGCGCGAGCGCATCACCGACCTCGCGCTCGCCGGGCCCCCCGCCCTGACCCGGCTGCCGTCCGCACGGGTCGTACGCACCGGCGGCGAGCGGCGGCGCAGATTCTGGACGCGGTCCGCGATCGCCTTCACCACGCTGATCGTGAGCGCGACGAGCTTCACCGTGGTGACCGTGCCGCACCACCACGTCCGGCCGGTGCCGCTCGGCGTACGCGTCGGAGGCGTCCCCGTCAACAGCGGGCCGCAGCGGCTGACCAGCGAGGACCTCGAACTGCGCGACAAACTGCGCACGGAGCCGGCCCGTGGGCCGCACCGGCTGGTCCTCGACATCCGCTGACCGGCCGCGCCGCGCCCGGACACGCACGAGGGCCCGCACCCCTGCGAGGGGTGCGGGCCCTTGACGCGTACGCGGAGAGCTCAGCTCGGCGAGGCGGTGCTCAGCTGCCTAGGATGGCGCGCGCGAGCTTGGCGGTCTCGGTCGGCGTCTTGCCGACCTTGACTCCGGCGGCCTCCAGGGCCTCCTTCTTCGCCTGGGCGGTGCCGGAGGAACCGGAGACGATGGCGCCGGCGTGGCCCATGGTCTTGCCCTCGGGCGCGGTGAAGCCCGCGACGTAGCCGACGACCGGCTTGGTGACGTTGGCCTTGATGTAGTCGGCCGCACGCTCCTCGGCGTCGCCGCCGATCTCGCCGATCATCACGATCAGGTCGGTCTCGGGGTCGGCCTCGAACGCGGCGAGCGCGTCGATGTGCGTGGTGCCGATGACCGGGTCGCCACCGATGCCGACGGCGGACGAGAAGCCGATGTCGCGCAGCTCGTACATCATCTGGTACGTCAGCGTGCCGGACTTCGACACCAAGCCGATACGGCCCGGCTTGGTGATGTCGCCCGGGATGATGCCGGCGTTGGACTGGCCCGGCGTGATCAGACCGGGGCAGTTCGGGCCGATGATGCGGGTCTTGTTGCCCTTGGAGTTCGCGTACGCCCAGAAGGCGGCGGAGTCGTGCACCGCGATGCCCTCGGTGATGACGACGGCGAGACCGATCTCGGCGTCGATCGCCTCGACGACGGCGGCCTTGGCGTGGGCCGGCGGCACGAAGAGGACGGAGACGTCGGCGCCCGTCTTCTCCATCGCTTCCTTGACGGAACCGAAGACCGGGACGTCGGTGCCGTCGAAGTCGACGGAGGTGCCGGCCTTGCGCGGGTTCACGCCGCCGACGATGTTGGTGCCGTCGGCCAGCAT
Protein-coding sequences here:
- the sucD gene encoding succinate--CoA ligase subunit alpha, with product MAIFLTKDSKVIVQGMTGATGMKHTKLMLADGTNIVGGVNPRKAGTSVDFDGTDVPVFGSVKEAMEKTGADVSVLFVPPAHAKAAVVEAIDAEIGLAVVITEGIAVHDSAAFWAYANSKGNKTRIIGPNCPGLITPGQSNAGIIPGDITKPGRIGLVSKSGTLTYQMMYELRDIGFSSAVGIGGDPVIGTTHIDALAAFEADPETDLIVMIGEIGGDAEERAADYIKANVTKPVVGYVAGFTAPEGKTMGHAGAIVSGSSGTAQAKKEALEAAGVKVGKTPTETAKLARAILGS